The stretch of DNA CGACCCGGATCTTGCAATTGAGGCAGGTAGGCGGCTTTGCAAGGAACTGCTCGAGCCGCTTCAGGCGACGTTCGGCAAGCTGCACATCCGCTCGGGCTACCGTTCTGCCGCCGTCAATGAATTTGGAAACAAAAACAAGCTCAATTGCTCGACCAATGCCTCGAGTGCGGCGGACCATATCTGGGACATGCGCGATTTCGATGGCTGCATGGGGGCGACGGCCTGTGTCGTCGTACCCTGGATGATCGATACTTATCGTGATGAGGAAGATTGGCAGAAGCTCGCGTGGTGGATCCACGATCATCTGCCCTATGCATCGCTCTGCTTTTTTCCAAAGCTATGGGCCTTTAATATCCAATGGCACGAGCGGCCAAAGCGTGCGATCCAGAGCTATGTGCGGCCGCGCGGAACTCTCACCAAGCCGGGCATGGCGAATTGGCAAGGCGATCATTCGAAATTCTACCAGGGATTTCCGCCGCTCAGAAACTGATGCGATAGCGGATGTGTCCGTCGCTTTCGACATAGCTGTCGTAGAGCGCACGTGCCGTCTTGTTCTGTTCGTTCGTGTGCCAGTAAAGCCGCGACCAGCCGTACTGCTTGCAGAGCAAAATCAGGTCATCCATAAGCGCCCGGCCGACCCCTTTGCCGCGGGCGCCTGGGTGGACGAACAGGTCTTCGAGATAGCAGTCCTTGCCGCGAATCCATGTGCCTTCATGCGTCAGTGAGAGGGTGAACCCCATCACCTCTCCGTCGACTTCCGCAACGCGCATGAAGATTGCCGACGCCGGATCGAAAACCCGGCGCCACGTTGAATCGGTAATGTCCCCATCGACCGTGACTTCATAAAAGGCGAGGTAATCCTTCCAGAGTTCGCGCCAGCGCGCTTCGTCTTCCGGTCTCGCATCGCGGATCGTCACGGTCATGTCATCCCCTCAGGCGCCTGCCCTGTCGAGCAGTCTCATTGCTTCATCAGAAAGCTCAAGCTCCGCCGCCTTCACCAGGCTATCGAGCTGTGAGGTGCTGGTAGCACTGGCGATCGGTGCCGTCACGCCTTTCTTGTTGAGCAGCCAGGCGAGCGAGATCTCGGCAGGTTTCGCGCTCGTTTCGGCGGAAATCTGATCGAGTGCGGCGAGAATGCGCATGCCCTTAGCATCGAGGTATTTCGCGACCCTATCTTTGCGGGCCCTGCCCTGCGTATCGGCCTTGCTGCGGTACTTACCGGAGAGAAAGCCGGCTGCGAGGCTGAAATAGGTGATGACACCGATATCTTCCTTCACGCAAAGATCGGCAAGCTGGCCTTCGAAGCTCGATCGCTCATAAAGATTATATTCGGGTTGCAGCACATCGTAGCGAGGAACGCCAGCCTTCTCGGCGGCATCGAAGGATGCCTGAAGCTGGCCGGCATCGAGATTGGAGCAGCCGATCGCTCGGATTTTTCCCTGCTGCTTCAGCTTGGCGAAGGCGCCGAGCGTTTCTTCATAGGGTGTATTTTCGTCGGGCCAGTGGGAGAGGTAGAGGTCGATGTAATCCGTCTGCAGGCGGCGGAGCGAATCCTCCACGGCCTT from Rhizobium sp. 007 encodes:
- a CDS encoding GNAT family N-acetyltransferase → MTVTIRDARPEDEARWRELWKDYLAFYEVTVDGDITDSTWRRVFDPASAIFMRVAEVDGEVMGFTLSLTHEGTWIRGKDCYLEDLFVHPGARGKGVGRALMDDLILLCKQYGWSRLYWHTNEQNKTARALYDSYVESDGHIRYRISF
- a CDS encoding aldo/keto reductase; its protein translation is MEMRRLGKTGLSISPIVFGGNVFAWTADEKTSFDILDAFFYAGLNTIDTADVYSSWVPGNKGGDSEEIIGKWLKNGKVSRDRAVIITKVGSDMGQGKSLKEQYILKAVEDSLRRLQTDYIDLYLSHWPDENTPYEETLGAFAKLKQQGKIRAIGCSNLDAGQLQASFDAAEKAGVPRYDVLQPEYNLYERSSFEGQLADLCVKEDIGVITYFSLAAGFLSGKYRSKADTQGRARKDRVAKYLDAKGMRILAALDQISAETSAKPAEISLAWLLNKKGVTAPIASATSTSQLDSLVKAAELELSDEAMRLLDRAGA